From Euwallacea similis isolate ESF13 chromosome 11, ESF131.1, whole genome shotgun sequence, the proteins below share one genomic window:
- the LOC136412153 gene encoding calcium uptake protein 1 homolog, mitochondrial-like isoform X2, with protein MNYTRFLNLVRPSISIRFLYSNLKMNVPVVSQFKVSKTPTHSYLMSNPNIEHETPDTKSSRGYVFFLYLFLLAPIIEWKRFQGVFTVHAKSEPVQDTDDDMKAEENGIDEDGKKKKAKKEKVGFRDRKIIEYENRMRAYSTPDKIFRYFATIKLVGDMNNEVFMTPDDFLRAITPGMKQPDGLGLDQYRRYDPKVSSFSVQQKIDLTLGEDSIFYKLGSAGLISFSDYIFLLTVLSTSRRHFEIAFRMFDLNGDGTVDCEEFEKVATIIRQQSSIGSRHRDHANTGNTFKGVNSALTTYFFGPSLKQKLTIEKFLEFQEQLQKEILSLEYNRKTANDKGNITEVDFAELLLAYAGYPQSKKLKMLKRVKKTFKEADGISREDYLHFYSFLNNINDVDTALMFYHIAGASIDQATLKHVAKTVAHVDLSDHIVHVVFTIFDENLDGQLSNKEFIAVMKNRVHRGLEKPKDTGLVKFLQNVIKCAREQSRSNV; from the exons ATGAACTATACACGATTTCTTAATTTAGTTCGGCCAAGTATCTCTATTAGATTtctatattcaaatttaaaaatgaatgttcCTGTCGTATCTCAATTTAAAGTCTCAAAAACTCCTACCCATAGTTATTTAATGTCTAATCCTAATATTGAACATGAGACCCCAGACACAAAAAGTTCAAGAGGATATgtttttttcctatatttaTTTCTACTGGCACCAATAATTGAATGGAAAAG GTTTCAAGGTGTATTCACAGTTCATGCAAAATCTGAACCAGTTCAAGATACTGATGATGATATGAAAGCTGAGGAAAATGGCATTGATGAAGatgggaaaaagaaaaaggccAAGAAAGAGAAAGTTGGATTTCGTGACAGGAAG ATTATAGAGTATGAAAATCGCATGAGGGCTTATTCCACACCTgacaaaatatttagatattttgcCACTATAAAACTCGTTGGGGATATGAATAATGAGGTTTTCATGACGCCTGATGATTTTTTGAGGGCCATTACTCCAGGAATGAAACAACCAGAtg GTCTGGGACTGGACCAGTATAGGCGTTATGACCCAAAAGTAAGTAGCTTC TCTGTTCAGCAAAAAATAGATCTCACCTTAGGCGAGGACAGCATATTCTACAAATTAGGAAGCGCTGGCCTCATTTCCTTCTCGGACtacatatttcttttaacCGTACTCTCAA CCTCACGCAGACATTTCGAAATTGCCTTCCGAATGTTCGACTTAAACGGAGACGGCACAGTTGATTGTGAGGAGTTCGAAAAGGTCGCCACGATTATTAGGCAGCAATCAAGCATTGGTTCTCGTCATAGAGATCACGCCAATACTGGAAATACCTTCAAG GGCGTAAACTCGGCCTTAACCACCTATTTCTTCGGACCAAGCTTGAAGCAAAAGCTGACGATAGAGAAGTTCTTGGAGTTTCAAGAGCAATTGcagaaagaaattttaagtcTCGAATACAATAGGAAAACCGCGAACGACAAAGGAAACATCACCGAAGTCGATTTTGCCGAACTGTTGCTGGCATATGCGGGCTATCCGCAAAGTAAGAAGTTGAAGATGTTgaaaagagttaaaaaaac GTTTAAAGAAGCCGACGGCATATCTAGAGAGGATTACTTGCACTTTTACAGCTTTCTAAATAACATCAACGACGTTGATACTGCCCTAATGTTTTATCATATCGCAGGAGCTTCCATAGACCAGGCCACACTGAAGCACGTGGCCAAAACGGTAGCCCATGTGGATTTAAGCGATCATATCGTTCATGTAGTGTTCACCATCTTTGATGAAAATT tgGACGGTCAACTTAGTAATAAAGAATTTATAGCAGTAATGAAGAATAGAGTGCACAGAGGCTTGGAGAAACCGAAGGACACAGGACTCGTTAAATTCTTGCAGAATGTTATTAAATGTGCTAGGGAACAAAGTCGTTCCAATGTTTAG
- the LOC136412153 gene encoding calcium uptake protein 1 homolog, mitochondrial-like isoform X4, which translates to MNYTRFLNLVRPSISIRFLYSNLKMNVPVVSQFKVSKTPTHSYLMSNPNIEHETPDTKSSRGYVFFLYLFLLAPIIEWKRFQGVFTVHAKSEPVQDTDDDMKAEENGIDEDGKKKKAKKEKVGFRDRKIIEYENRMRAYSTPDKIFRYFATIKLVGDMNNEVFMTPDDFLRAITPGMKQPDGLGLDQYRRYDPKSVQQKIDLTLGEDSIFYKLGSAGLISFSDYIFLLTVLSTSRRHFEIAFRMFDLNGDGTVDCEEFEKVATIIRQQSSIGSRHRDHANTGNTFKGVNSALTTYFFGPSLKQKLTIEKFLEFQEQLQKEILSLEYNRKTANDKGNITEVDFAELLLAYAGYPQSKKLKMLKRVKKTFKEADGISREDYLHFYSFLNNINDVDTALMFYHIAGASIDQATLKHVAKTVAHVDLSDHIVHVVFTIFDENLDGQLSNKEFIAVMKNRVHRGLEKPKDTGLVKFLQNVIKCAREQSRSNV; encoded by the exons ATGAACTATACACGATTTCTTAATTTAGTTCGGCCAAGTATCTCTATTAGATTtctatattcaaatttaaaaatgaatgttcCTGTCGTATCTCAATTTAAAGTCTCAAAAACTCCTACCCATAGTTATTTAATGTCTAATCCTAATATTGAACATGAGACCCCAGACACAAAAAGTTCAAGAGGATATgtttttttcctatatttaTTTCTACTGGCACCAATAATTGAATGGAAAAG GTTTCAAGGTGTATTCACAGTTCATGCAAAATCTGAACCAGTTCAAGATACTGATGATGATATGAAAGCTGAGGAAAATGGCATTGATGAAGatgggaaaaagaaaaaggccAAGAAAGAGAAAGTTGGATTTCGTGACAGGAAG ATTATAGAGTATGAAAATCGCATGAGGGCTTATTCCACACCTgacaaaatatttagatattttgcCACTATAAAACTCGTTGGGGATATGAATAATGAGGTTTTCATGACGCCTGATGATTTTTTGAGGGCCATTACTCCAGGAATGAAACAACCAGAtg GTCTGGGACTGGACCAGTATAGGCGTTATGACCCAAAA TCTGTTCAGCAAAAAATAGATCTCACCTTAGGCGAGGACAGCATATTCTACAAATTAGGAAGCGCTGGCCTCATTTCCTTCTCGGACtacatatttcttttaacCGTACTCTCAA CCTCACGCAGACATTTCGAAATTGCCTTCCGAATGTTCGACTTAAACGGAGACGGCACAGTTGATTGTGAGGAGTTCGAAAAGGTCGCCACGATTATTAGGCAGCAATCAAGCATTGGTTCTCGTCATAGAGATCACGCCAATACTGGAAATACCTTCAAG GGCGTAAACTCGGCCTTAACCACCTATTTCTTCGGACCAAGCTTGAAGCAAAAGCTGACGATAGAGAAGTTCTTGGAGTTTCAAGAGCAATTGcagaaagaaattttaagtcTCGAATACAATAGGAAAACCGCGAACGACAAAGGAAACATCACCGAAGTCGATTTTGCCGAACTGTTGCTGGCATATGCGGGCTATCCGCAAAGTAAGAAGTTGAAGATGTTgaaaagagttaaaaaaac GTTTAAAGAAGCCGACGGCATATCTAGAGAGGATTACTTGCACTTTTACAGCTTTCTAAATAACATCAACGACGTTGATACTGCCCTAATGTTTTATCATATCGCAGGAGCTTCCATAGACCAGGCCACACTGAAGCACGTGGCCAAAACGGTAGCCCATGTGGATTTAAGCGATCATATCGTTCATGTAGTGTTCACCATCTTTGATGAAAATT tgGACGGTCAACTTAGTAATAAAGAATTTATAGCAGTAATGAAGAATAGAGTGCACAGAGGCTTGGAGAAACCGAAGGACACAGGACTCGTTAAATTCTTGCAGAATGTTATTAAATGTGCTAGGGAACAAAGTCGTTCCAATGTTTAG
- the LOC136412154 gene encoding uncharacterized protein → MILSRLYTLQRTLGTRGVLVSSLVPLKYSLKLYGVQSAVRTNGFSQQQRGYKNFGHKRKVTPWSSVLFGTFLFLACFGSFVDWRWLRMIYLNYTGQLVEKDAQEGGNTKAVQHSVKNS, encoded by the exons ATGATATTGTCAAGATTGTACACTCTTCAGAGAACACTGGGAACAAGAGGTGTTTTAGTATCCTCCTTAGTACCcttgaaatattcattaaaactGTATGGAGTTCAAAGTGCAGTCCGAACCAATGGATTCTCCCAACAGCAAAGAGgatataaaaattttgggCACAAGCGAAAAGTAACTCCCTGGAGTTCAGTCTTGTTTGGgacctttttgtttttagctTGTTTCGGCAGCTTTGTCGACTGGAGATG GCTTAGAatgatatatttaaattataccGGTCAACTTGTAGAGAAAGATGCACAAGAAGGAGGGAACACCAAAGCTGTTCAGCACAGTGTTAAAAATAGTTAA
- the LOC136412153 gene encoding calcium uptake protein 1 homolog, mitochondrial-like isoform X3, producing MNYTRFLNLVRPSISIRFLYSNLKMNVPVVSQFKVSKTPTHSYLMSNPNIEHETPDTKSSRGYVFFLYLFLLAPIIEWKRFQGVFTVHAKSEPVQDTDDDMKAEENGIDEDGKKKKAKKEKVGFRDRKIIEYENRVRHYSTPEKVFRYFATIQVHGPTPDHHEVFMTPSDFIRSITPGLKQPDGLGLDQYRRYDPKSVQQKIDLTLGEDSIFYKLGSAGLISFSDYIFLLTVLSTSRRHFEIAFRMFDLNGDGTVDCEEFEKVATIIRQQSSIGSRHRDHANTGNTFKGVNSALTTYFFGPSLKQKLTIEKFLEFQEQLQKEILSLEYNRKTANDKGNITEVDFAELLLAYAGYPQSKKLKMLKRVKKTFKEADGISREDYLHFYSFLNNINDVDTALMFYHIAGASIDQATLKHVAKTVAHVDLSDHIVHVVFTIFDENLDGQLSNKEFIAVMKNRVHRGLEKPKDTGLVKFLQNVIKCAREQSRSNV from the exons ATGAACTATACACGATTTCTTAATTTAGTTCGGCCAAGTATCTCTATTAGATTtctatattcaaatttaaaaatgaatgttcCTGTCGTATCTCAATTTAAAGTCTCAAAAACTCCTACCCATAGTTATTTAATGTCTAATCCTAATATTGAACATGAGACCCCAGACACAAAAAGTTCAAGAGGATATgtttttttcctatatttaTTTCTACTGGCACCAATAATTGAATGGAAAAG GTTTCAAGGTGTATTCACAGTTCATGCAAAATCTGAACCAGTTCAAGATACTGATGATGATATGAAAGCTGAGGAAAATGGCATTGATGAAGatgggaaaaagaaaaaggccAAGAAAGAGAAAGTTGGATTTCGTGACAGGAAG ATAATTGAATACGAAAATCGCGTTCGTCACTATTCCACCCCGGAAAAAGTGTTTCGCTATTTTGCAACTATTCAAGTACACGGCCCGACGCCTGATCACCATGAGGTGTTCATGACTCCGAGCGACTTTATAAGATCAATTACTCCAGGACTGAAACAACCTGACG GTCTGGGACTGGACCAGTATAGGCGTTATGACCCAAAA TCTGTTCAGCAAAAAATAGATCTCACCTTAGGCGAGGACAGCATATTCTACAAATTAGGAAGCGCTGGCCTCATTTCCTTCTCGGACtacatatttcttttaacCGTACTCTCAA CCTCACGCAGACATTTCGAAATTGCCTTCCGAATGTTCGACTTAAACGGAGACGGCACAGTTGATTGTGAGGAGTTCGAAAAGGTCGCCACGATTATTAGGCAGCAATCAAGCATTGGTTCTCGTCATAGAGATCACGCCAATACTGGAAATACCTTCAAG GGCGTAAACTCGGCCTTAACCACCTATTTCTTCGGACCAAGCTTGAAGCAAAAGCTGACGATAGAGAAGTTCTTGGAGTTTCAAGAGCAATTGcagaaagaaattttaagtcTCGAATACAATAGGAAAACCGCGAACGACAAAGGAAACATCACCGAAGTCGATTTTGCCGAACTGTTGCTGGCATATGCGGGCTATCCGCAAAGTAAGAAGTTGAAGATGTTgaaaagagttaaaaaaac GTTTAAAGAAGCCGACGGCATATCTAGAGAGGATTACTTGCACTTTTACAGCTTTCTAAATAACATCAACGACGTTGATACTGCCCTAATGTTTTATCATATCGCAGGAGCTTCCATAGACCAGGCCACACTGAAGCACGTGGCCAAAACGGTAGCCCATGTGGATTTAAGCGATCATATCGTTCATGTAGTGTTCACCATCTTTGATGAAAATT tgGACGGTCAACTTAGTAATAAAGAATTTATAGCAGTAATGAAGAATAGAGTGCACAGAGGCTTGGAGAAACCGAAGGACACAGGACTCGTTAAATTCTTGCAGAATGTTATTAAATGTGCTAGGGAACAAAGTCGTTCCAATGTTTAG
- the LOC136412153 gene encoding calcium uptake protein 1 homolog, mitochondrial-like isoform X1, translated as MNYTRFLNLVRPSISIRFLYSNLKMNVPVVSQFKVSKTPTHSYLMSNPNIEHETPDTKSSRGYVFFLYLFLLAPIIEWKRFQGVFTVHAKSEPVQDTDDDMKAEENGIDEDGKKKKAKKEKVGFRDRKIIEYENRVRHYSTPEKVFRYFATIQVHGPTPDHHEVFMTPSDFIRSITPGLKQPDGLGLDQYRRYDPKVSSFSVQQKIDLTLGEDSIFYKLGSAGLISFSDYIFLLTVLSTSRRHFEIAFRMFDLNGDGTVDCEEFEKVATIIRQQSSIGSRHRDHANTGNTFKGVNSALTTYFFGPSLKQKLTIEKFLEFQEQLQKEILSLEYNRKTANDKGNITEVDFAELLLAYAGYPQSKKLKMLKRVKKTFKEADGISREDYLHFYSFLNNINDVDTALMFYHIAGASIDQATLKHVAKTVAHVDLSDHIVHVVFTIFDENLDGQLSNKEFIAVMKNRVHRGLEKPKDTGLVKFLQNVIKCAREQSRSNV; from the exons ATGAACTATACACGATTTCTTAATTTAGTTCGGCCAAGTATCTCTATTAGATTtctatattcaaatttaaaaatgaatgttcCTGTCGTATCTCAATTTAAAGTCTCAAAAACTCCTACCCATAGTTATTTAATGTCTAATCCTAATATTGAACATGAGACCCCAGACACAAAAAGTTCAAGAGGATATgtttttttcctatatttaTTTCTACTGGCACCAATAATTGAATGGAAAAG GTTTCAAGGTGTATTCACAGTTCATGCAAAATCTGAACCAGTTCAAGATACTGATGATGATATGAAAGCTGAGGAAAATGGCATTGATGAAGatgggaaaaagaaaaaggccAAGAAAGAGAAAGTTGGATTTCGTGACAGGAAG ATAATTGAATACGAAAATCGCGTTCGTCACTATTCCACCCCGGAAAAAGTGTTTCGCTATTTTGCAACTATTCAAGTACACGGCCCGACGCCTGATCACCATGAGGTGTTCATGACTCCGAGCGACTTTATAAGATCAATTACTCCAGGACTGAAACAACCTGACG GTCTGGGACTGGACCAGTATAGGCGTTATGACCCAAAAGTAAGTAGCTTC TCTGTTCAGCAAAAAATAGATCTCACCTTAGGCGAGGACAGCATATTCTACAAATTAGGAAGCGCTGGCCTCATTTCCTTCTCGGACtacatatttcttttaacCGTACTCTCAA CCTCACGCAGACATTTCGAAATTGCCTTCCGAATGTTCGACTTAAACGGAGACGGCACAGTTGATTGTGAGGAGTTCGAAAAGGTCGCCACGATTATTAGGCAGCAATCAAGCATTGGTTCTCGTCATAGAGATCACGCCAATACTGGAAATACCTTCAAG GGCGTAAACTCGGCCTTAACCACCTATTTCTTCGGACCAAGCTTGAAGCAAAAGCTGACGATAGAGAAGTTCTTGGAGTTTCAAGAGCAATTGcagaaagaaattttaagtcTCGAATACAATAGGAAAACCGCGAACGACAAAGGAAACATCACCGAAGTCGATTTTGCCGAACTGTTGCTGGCATATGCGGGCTATCCGCAAAGTAAGAAGTTGAAGATGTTgaaaagagttaaaaaaac GTTTAAAGAAGCCGACGGCATATCTAGAGAGGATTACTTGCACTTTTACAGCTTTCTAAATAACATCAACGACGTTGATACTGCCCTAATGTTTTATCATATCGCAGGAGCTTCCATAGACCAGGCCACACTGAAGCACGTGGCCAAAACGGTAGCCCATGTGGATTTAAGCGATCATATCGTTCATGTAGTGTTCACCATCTTTGATGAAAATT tgGACGGTCAACTTAGTAATAAAGAATTTATAGCAGTAATGAAGAATAGAGTGCACAGAGGCTTGGAGAAACCGAAGGACACAGGACTCGTTAAATTCTTGCAGAATGTTATTAAATGTGCTAGGGAACAAAGTCGTTCCAATGTTTAG